The genomic DNA GAAGCTGAAGATCGGCGTGGTCAGCTTGTTGCGCCCGAGCAGGGCGCGCAACGCGATCGCGCTCGACATCGCGTCGGGGTCGGGATCGTCCTGCAACAGGATTGCGACGCGGTCGCCTTCGGAGACCAGCGCGCGCAGCTCCTTGATCTTCTGTTTGGTGTAGGATTCGTCCATGCAAGGGGAAACGCCCGGGCCCGCGCGCAGCATAGGGCTACGGGCGCCGACAGCTCAGAGCTTTATGCCAGGTTAAACGCTTGCAGTTGCGTGGGGATGGTCACTGCTATGGACCACACCCTTAACACGCCCGTCCCCGTCCATCAATGATATAACAGTAACCATCGGCGGAGGCGGATGTCAGATGGCGACCGACGAACAAAGTTGCGAACTCTGCCGGCGTCCGATAAAGGATTGGTTCCTGCGGCTGAGCGTGGAAGATCGGGGCGGCTTTCGTCAAGAAGCGTTAATCTGCGCTAATTGCGGCGTGAAGCTGCGTCTGGCCTCGGAAAAATCCCGCGACCTCCAGATCGACCCGTGGCTGCACGAGGCGGTCGCGCGTGTGCTCAAGGGCAGGGAATGAATGAAGTGGCGATGGCGGCGGAGCGCAAGCTACTTGACCTGTGGCCCTACGAGGAGGCGCGCCGGCTCGCCCTGCGTGTCGCCGACTATCCGCCGACGCGCGCGGTAATCTTCGAAAGCGGCTTCGGGCCCTCCGGCCTGCCCCATCTGGGCACGATGGGTGAGGTGCTGCGCCCGGCCTACGTCCAGCACGCCTTCAAGGTGCTGGCCGCCGTCGAGCCCGACAACCCCGCCTACCGCCATCCCAGTCGCCTCATCGTCTTCATCGACGACATGGACGGCCTGCGCAAGGTGCCCGAGAGCATCCCCAACCGCGAGCCGACCGCCCGCTACCTCGGCCAGCCCGTCTCGCGCATCCCCGACCCGTTCGGCGACTGCCATCCGAGCTTCGCCGGCCACATGATCGGGCTGCTGGCGGAGTTCCTGGCGCCGGTCGAGGTCGAATACGAGCTGATGCGCTCGAGCGAGGTGTACGCGGGCGGACGCTTCGACGACGCCTTGCGCCTCATCCTCGCTAGGCACGACGAGATTATCCGGATCGTCACGCCGACGTTGCGCGAGGAGAACCGGCGCGGATGGTCACCGTTCATGCCGCTTTGCCCGGCGTGCGGTCAGATAAACTCGACCCTCGTGACCGCGTACCATCCCGAGCGCGCCACGGTCGAATTCTCCTGCGAGCGCAGCTTCGGCGGCTCCCACGGATGCGGCTTTGGCGGCGAACAGAGCGTGCTCGGCGGCAGGGCCAAGGTGCAATGGAAGGTAGATTGGGCGCTGCGATGGTACGTGCTGGGGGTCGATTACGAGCTGTACGGCAAGGACTTGATCGATTCGGCGCGGCTGTCGGGACAGATCCTGCGGCTGCTCGGCGGGCGGCCGCCGCTCGGCTTCCCGTTCGAGATGTATCTCGACGAGGAGGGGCACAAGGTTTCCAAGTCGATCGGGCGCGGGGTCGGGGTCGAGCAATGGCGGCGCTATGCGCCGATCGAGGTGCTCAAATATTTCCTCATCCTCAACCCGCGGCGCGCGCGCAAGCTCTTCCTCGAAGCGATTCCGCAGTATGTGGACGAGTATCTCGACGCGCTCCAGCGATGGGCTGCGGCGGAGCCGGAGACGGCGCGGCGCAACTCGGAACTGGAGTTCGTGCTCCAGAGCCAAAGCGTGCGCCGCTTCAACTCGACCCTCCGTTTCGGGCTAATCATGAACTTGGTCGCCGCGCTCGGCACCGCCGACCGCGAGCTCATCTGGCGCTACCTTGCGCACTACGACCCCGGAATCGAGGGCGACCCGGAAACCGCAAAGATGGCGCGGACGCTGATGGAATGCGCGCTGAACTTCTACCGCGACTTCGTCGAGCCGACCAAGCGCCCCTACACGCCGAGCGACGGCGAGCGCGAGCAGCTCGCGGCGCTGCGTGACTGGCTCGTGCGCCACGCCGGCGCCGGTGCCGACGAGATCGAAAAGGCGATTTACGAGCTCGGCCGCGCGCACTACGACAAGCCGGGCCAGATTTTTCCGCTGCTCTACCGCGTGCTGCTTGGCCAGGAGCGCGGCCCCCGCCTCGGCCCCTTCATCCGCCTGACCACCCCCGCCCGCGTCGCCGAGATCGTCTCGGCCGCGCTCAACTGATCGCGCCAGCCTCAGGGCGGGCGTCCCAGCCTGCCGGTGTATTGATTTGAGCAGTCGCGAGCCCGAGCCAGCGTTTAGACGAACTCGGCGAAGATGGAGTCGGCGAGCTCTAGCCCGCGCTCGCTCAGCAAGACGCGTCCCGCCTCGCGGCGAATCAGGCCGCCCTCGACCAAAGGCGCGGCCCGCGCGCCGAAGACCTCATCGAAGGTGCAGTTGAAGCGCGATTGGAAATCGCCGAGCGCGAAGCCCGCGCGCAGGCGCAGGTTGAGGAAAACGAATTCGCCCATCGCGCTCCGCGCGTCAACCTCCTCGGCACCCGCCTCCGCGATACCCTCCCCAAGCGCGCGCTCGATATAGCGGGCGGGCATCCGCTCGTTCCACCATCGCCGGCTGCCGCCTGAAGCGTGTGTGAAGCTGTGCGCGCCCGCGCCCAAGCCGAGGTAGCTCTCCGCGCGCCAGTAGCTGAGGTTGTGGCGCGCTTCATGGCCGAGCGGCGCGTAATTGGAGATCTCGTACATCATGTAGCCGCGGCGCGGCAGCTCACGGCGTACGGCGGCGTACATCTCGGCCTGGCGGTCCGAGTCGAGCGGGCGGATGCGTCCGCGCTTCATATCGGCGAAAAACGCGGTGCCCTCCTCGAAGGTCAGGTTGTAGGCCGAAATATGGTCCGGCCCAAGCGCGACGGCCGCCTCGATATCCGCCAGCACGTCATCCACGCTCTGCCCGGGGACGGCGAAGATGAGGTCAAGGTTGAGCCGCGCGAAGCCCGCGCCATGGGCAAGGCGCACCGCCGTGCGGGTGTCGTCGGCGCTGTGGATGCGGCCGAGCAAGTTGAGCGTCGCCGGATTGAACGACTGCGCGCCGAAACTTATCCGGTTGACCCCAGCGGCGCGCATACCGCGCAGCTTCGCGCCGTCCACCGTGCCCGGATTCGCCTCCAGCGTTATTTCCGCGCCGTCTTCGATTCCGAAGCTGCGCTCGGCCGCCGCGATAACCGTGGCGATCGACTCCGGGCGGAAGAGCGACGGCGTGCCGCCGCCGAAGAAAATCGTCTTGACGCGGCGCCCGGTCCACGCCGGCTCGGCCGCCCGCCCGCGCATCTCGCTGGCGAGCGCGCGCACATAGGCATCCTCGGGCCAGCTCGCAGCGGCGTACGAATTGAAGTCGCAGTAGGGACACTTCGAGTGGCAGTAGGGGATGTGGACGTAGAGCGAGAACGCCGCGCCGCCGATACAACTGTCGGTAGGGGTCATGCCACTTGAGCCAAATTGTACGCTGGCCGGGAGCCACGGCGGTAGGGGCCTCGGTGAACGGCCGCTATCCAAGGCCCGGGCTGCAATGCGCGCTTTGCAGGCGGTTCGGGAGCACTTGCGTTGCGTGCTAGATCTCAACGAGGATTCGATGGTCGAGCGCAGGCGACATCGAAAAATGGAAAGGTCACGGCACGGTTCATGAACAGTCTCCTGGTCGCCAACCGCGGCGAGATCGCGATCCGCGTCATGCGCGCCGCCGCCGAGATGGGCATCCGCACGGTCGCGGTGTTCTCCGAGGACGACGCCCGCTCGCTGCATACGCGCAAGGCCGACGACGCGCGCGCGCTTCGCGGGATCGGCGCGGCCGCCTACCTCGACATTGAGCAGATCGTCGCCGTCGCGCGCGCTGCCGGATGCGACGCGATCCATCCGGGCTACGGCTTCCTCAGCGAGAATCCCACTTTCGCGCGCCGCTGCGCCGAGGAGGGGATGATGTTCGTTGGGCCGCGGCCCGAGATGCTCGAACTGTTCGGCGACAAGGTCAAGGCGCGCGCGCTGGCCGAGCGATGCGGCATACCGGTGTTGCCGGCCAGCGCCGGCGCGACCACCTTGGCGGAGGCGCGCGAGTTCCTGGCCGCGATGGGCGGCGGCGGCTCGATGGTGATCAAGGCAGTCAGCGGCGGCGGCGGGCGCGGAATGCGCGTGGTGCATCGGCTCGACGACGTCGAGGAGGCTTACAAACGATGCCAGTCGGAGGCGCGCGCCGCCTTCGGCAATCCCGACGTGTACGTCGAGCGCCTGATGCCGCGCGCGCGGCACGTCGAGGTCCAGATCGTCGGCGACGGGACCGGCGCGGCCATCCATCTATGGGAGCGCGAATGTACGATCCAGCGGCGCCATCAGAAGCTCGTCGAGATCGCGCCCAGCGCCGGCCTGCCCGAGCGGCTGCGCGTACGCCTGCTCAACGCCGCGGTCCAGCTCGCCGAATCCACACGCTACAACAACCTCGGCACCTTCGAGTTCCTGGTTGACGCTTCGGCGCCCGACGCCGAGCCGGCCTTCGCCTTCATCGAGGCCAACCCGCGCCTCCAGGTCGAGCACACCGTGACTGAGGAAGTCACTGGCATCGACCTTGTCCGGCTCCAGTTGGAGCTTGCCGCGGGCGCGACGCTCAAGGAACTGCGGATGTGCCAGGCGGAGGTTCCGGCTCCGCGCGGCTATGCGATCCAGCTCCGCATCAACATGGAGTCGATGGGCGCGGACGGCAGCACGCGCCCGGCGGGCGGCACCCTGAGCGCTTTCGAGCCGCCCTCGGGGCCGGGCGTGCGCGTCGACACCTTCGCCTACGCCGGCTACACGACGAGTCCGAACTTCGACTCGCTGCTCGCCAAGCTGATCGCGCATTCACCGTCGTCGGAGTTCTCGGCCGCTATCGCGAGGGCCTACCGGGCGCTGTGCGAGCTCAGGATCGAAGGCGTGGCGACGAATATCGGCTTCCTCCTCAACCTGCTGCGCCATCCCGATTTCGCCGCCAACCGCCTGTACACCAACTTCATCGAGGACCACATCGCGGAGCTGGTCGCGCCCGCCGACGCGCACCATCGGCGGCTCTTCTTCGACGGCGGCGCGGGCGCGCGGGCCTCGGCCGCGGGAGCGCCGCGGCTTGCCGGCGCGCGGATCGATTCGGTCGATCCGCTCGCCGTGCTCCATCACGGCAAAAGCGGCGCCGCAGCGGCGCCGACCGCGTCGTTCGCCTTGTCCGCGGGCGGCGCGCCCGCGCCCATCCCCGCGATCGCCGGGCCGCCGGGGACGGTTGCGGTTGCGGCACCGATGCAAGGCACGATCGTCTCGATCGACGTGCGCGAGGGCGACCAGGTCCATCGCGGGCGCCAGCTCTTCGTGATGGAAGCGATGAAGATGGAGCACGTCATCCGCGCCCACGTGAGCGGAATCGTCCGCCGCATCGCGGTCGCCGAGCGCGACGCCGTCTTCGAGGGCCATCCGCTCGCCTTCATCGAGGAGGCCGAAGTCTCCGTCGCCGAAAGCGAGGCGGCGGAGGCCGTCGATCCCGACTACATCCGGCCCGACCTTGCCGCCGTGCACGAGCGCCACCACATCGGACTCGACGCCGCGCGCCCCGACGCCGTCGAGCGCCGGCGCAGGACCGGCCAACGCACCGCGCGCGAGAATATCGAGGATCTCTGCGACCCGGGCAGCCTCGTCGAGTATGGGCCGCTGGTGATCGCGGCGCAGCGCCGGCGCCGCTCGATCGAGGACCTGATAAAGCGTACCCCGGCCGACGGGATGATCGCGGGCATCGGCCGCGTCAACGGCGAGCTGTTCGACGAGTCGCGTTCGCGCTGCGCGGTGATGTCGTACGACTACACCGTGCTCGCCGGCACCCAGGGCTCGCAGAACCATCGCAAGAAGGACCGCCTCTTCGAGCTCGCCGAGAAATGGCGGCTGCCGGTGGTGGTCTTCGCCGAGGGCGGGGGCGGACGTCCCGGCGACACCGACGGCCTCGCCTTCGCCGGTCTCGATTGCATGGCGTTCCATTATTTCGGGCGGCTAAGCGGGCTGGTGCCGTTGGTCGGGATAACCTCGGGGCGATGCTTCGCCGGCAACGCGGCGCTGCTCGGATGTTGCGACGTGATCATCGCGACCGCCGGGTCGAATATCGGGATGGGCGGGCCGGCGATGATCGAGGGGGGCGGGCTGGGCATCTTCCGGCCCGAGGAGGTCGGTCCGATGGAGGTGCAGGTGCCAAACGGCGTGGTCGACGTGCCGGTCGCCGACGAGGCCGAAGCAGTGCGCGTCGCCAAGAAGTACCTCAGCTATTTCCAAGGGCCGCTTCCGCGATGGGAGTGCGCCGACCAGCGCCTGCTGCGCGGACTGATTCCGGAAAACCGCCTGCGCGTCTATGACGTCCGCGCCGTGATTGAGACGCTCGCCGATCGCGGCTCGGTGCTCGAGTTGCGCCGGCAATTCGGGCTGGGGATGGTCACCGCGCTCATCCGGGTCGAAGGGCGTCCGCTGGGATTGGTCGCCAACAACCCGGTCCATCTGGCCGGCGCGATCGACAGCGCGGCGGCGGACAAGGCCGCCCGCTTTATGCAGCTGTGCGACGCCTTCGACCTTCCGATCCTGTTTTTGTGCGACACGCCCGGCATCATGGTGGGCCCGGAGGTGGAGAAGACCGCGCTGGTGCGGCACGCGGCGCGGATGTTCGTCATCGGCGCGAGCCTGAGCGTGCCGTGTTTCACGATCATCCTGCGCAAAGGCTACGGGCTGGGGGCGCAGGCGATGGCGGCGGGGAGCTTCAAGGCCCCGTTCTTCACCGTGGCATGGCCGACCGGCGAGTTCGGCGGGATGGGGCTCGAGGGGGCCGTGAAACTCGGCTACCGCAACGAGCTGGCGGCGGTCGACGATGCGGCCGAGCGCAAGGCGCTGTTCGACAAGATGGTGGCCAAGATGTATGAGTCGGGCAAGGCGCTCAACGTCGCCTCGCACTTCGAGTTCGACGACGTCATCGACCCGCTCGACTCGCGCAAATGGATAATGACGGCGCTGCGCAGCGCGCCGCCGCCTGCCCCGCGCACGGGCAAGAAGCGCACCTGCATCGACACATGGTAAGCTGACCGCGCCCTGCACAATGGGGGCCTGGTTCGCTCCTCTACTCCGAGGGAAGGGCCAGGGAGAGGTGAGGCACCGCGTTTGCCGTGTGCGCGCGGGCGGGCTAAGTTAGGCGCGCTCAACAAACCCGTGGAGGTAGCCCAATGCAAAGCTGGAAAATCGGCGACGTTCGGATCACCAGGCTCCAGGAACAGCAGCCGGTATGGCCGGGCACCATGATCACCGCCAACGCGACCGTCGACGCGATCAAGGGCGAACGCGAATGGCTCGCCCCCTTCATCGACGACAGCGGCAAGATCCTGCTCAGCATTCACGCCCTGCTGGTCGAATCCGAGGGCCGGCGCATCATCGTCGATACTTGCGTCGGCAACGACAAGCCGCGCCCCAATTTCAAGGACTTCAACATGCTGCACACGCCGTTTCTGGCCGATCTTGAAAAGGCCGGCGTGTCGCGCGATTCGGTGGACACCGTCGTCTGCACCCATCTCCATCTCGACCACGTCGGATGGAACACGATGCTGGTCAACGGGCGCTGGCAGCCGACCTTCCCCAAGGCGCGCTACATGATGTGCGAGCGCGAGTGGGAGCACTGGTCGAAGTTCGATGGTCTGGCCGACTTCAAGCTGCCCATCGACGACTCGGTGCGCCCGGTGATCGAGGCCGGGCAGGCCGAGCTGGTCGAGCCGGGGCGCAGGTTGACCGGCGAGGTCTGGCTGGAGCCGACCCCCGGCCATACGCCGGGCCATACCAGTGTGCGGATCTCCTCGCGCGGCGAGAACGCGGTCATCACCGGCGATATGATCCACCATCCGATCCAGGTCGCTCATCCCGAGTGGGTCTGCGAGTTCGACACCGACCCGGCGATGGCCTCCGATACGCGCAGAAAGTTCGTCGAGCGCTACTGCGACCAGCCGGTGCACGTCATCGGCACCCATTTCGCCGGACCGACCTCCGGGCACATCGTGCGCCGCGGCGGCAAGTTCGTCTTCGAAAAGTAGCTGGCCTGTCGCACGGCGGTAGGGCAATCGGCGGGGCGGTGCTCTGGTTCCGCCCCGCGCTTTTTCGATAACGGGGGAACCCTTTTAATCGCGCCGGCCCCTGCGGTGGCGCGGGCCTGCGCAGGGCGCGCGGGATGGCCGGGGACGCTAAGGATTGAATTCCGAGTAGTCGCGCAGAGTATAGCGCAGGGCAAAGCCGTGCGGATTGTCGATCGCCTCGTCGAGCGTGAAGTCGACCACGCGCTCGGCGCCTGCAATCGCCGCCGCCCGCGCCGGATGCCAGTCGATCGCGGCCAGACCGGTCAGTTGGAGCGTGCGTCCGCTTTCGAAATCGACGAACAACAACCCCGCGCGCGGGTTGGCCGCGATATTGCCCAGCGTGTTGAACATCCGGTTGCCCGCGTAGTCGGGGATCGCGAGGCGGCCGGCGTCGATTACGCGCACAAAGCCGGGATTGCCGCCGCGATGGGAGACGTCGGCGCCGGCCCTGGGATGGTCGGTCGCGATGAACATCGTGTCGGCGCGTGCGATGAGCCGTTGATGCTCGGGCGAGAGCTGCTTGCACTTGACCGCGGCTGATGATCCCCCGGTGGCGGACCAAGCCTGCCTGCCGACTAACACGCGCGCCTGTATGTAGCGCGGGCAGTTGCCGTACACCTGCTCGGGACGCACGATGATGGCGGCGCCGTCGGCGATCTGGCCCCAGCCATTGAGCCGCAGTCGTCGGCGCGCTGCAAACTCCGGGATTAGCATCGCGACGTGGGACCGTCCGTTGAGATTGCCGAGCAGCGGATCGCCGACGGGCGGCAGCGCGGCGATTCGCATGGTGTCGCCTTCGAGCACGCGCATGAAGCCGGGTTCGCCAGTGATGACCGATACCCATGGGCGGCCGGCCTGGTCAATCGTTCCCAGGACCGCCAGTGGCTGGCGCGCGACAAACTCGCACCGCTCGGGCGCGATGGTGGCGCGGATGCCGCCGCCGATCTTGGCCGCCATCTCGCGTCCGCCGGCGCGCGTCTGTACCGCGATTTCGCCCTCGTGGAATTTCATCGCGCGATGCGGGCCCCTCAGCCATCGGATAGGGCCATGCAGCCTGATAGCGTAAAATCCGTACGACGGGAACCGCGCCAAATATCGCCGGCGTGGCCGCCCGCGCGCGCATCCCGAAAACACCGAGGCTCGCGATGACACCGCCGATCGATTCGCCCAGTCCGGTCGTCTTCCTGCTCGACGTGGACAACACGCTGCTCGACAACGACCGGGTGACCGAAGACCTCAAGCGCTTTCTCGTCCGCGAAGTCGGCGCCGGGCCGCAGGAGCGCTACTGGACGATCTTCGAGGCGCTGCGCCAGGAGCTGGGCTACGCGGACTACCTCGGTGCGCTCCAGCGCTATCGCGTCGAGCATCCACACGACACCCATCTGCTGGCCGTTTCCGCCTACCTGGTGGACTACCCGTTCGCCAACCGGCTCTATCCCGGCTCGCTCGACGTGATCGATCATCTGGGAGCCTTCGGGCCGACAGTCATCCTCTCAGACGGCGACGTGGTCTTCCAGCCGCGCAAGGTCGCGCGCTCGGGGCTGTTCGAGGCGGTCGAGGGCCGGGTGCTCATTTACATCCACAAGGAGCAGGAACTGGGCGAGGTCGAGCGGCGCTATCCGGCCGCGCACTATGTGCTGGTTGACGACAAGATTCGGATCCTGACGGCGGTGAAGAAGGTATGGGGCGTGCGGGTGACCACGGTCTTTCCGCGCCAGGGCCATTACGCGCACGGGGCCGACGTCGCCGGCTATCCGCCAGCGGACCTCACGATCGCGCGCATCGGCGAGCTGGTCAATTACGAGCTGCCCGCGCTGCTCAACGCGGCGCGCGTGGGCGAGCGCACATGAGGGCTCACCCGGACGCTGCGAGCTCGCGGCCGCATAGCTCCTCGAGCGAGGCGAACGCCGAGCCCATCGCGGCCGCGCTTGCCGCCAGTTCATCCGGCGCGCCACCGAGGCGGGCGAGCACGGCCTCGACCGCGTCGTGAAAGCCGGTCGGCTTGATCGCAAATCCACGGCTTTCGGCGAACGCGCCCTTCTCGTTGACGTAGTAGCGGCGGTTGAGCGCGTAGAGCACCAGCGTCATCAGGCCGGCCGCGCAGAACAGGCATCCCGCGGCGTACATCGTGTCGCCGCGGCCCGCCGGCCCGGCCGCGATCGAGATTTCGAAGCGGGCGTCGAACAGATGCTTTTCGATAAGCGCGCGGCGCATCGCCGCCGGATACTGCGCGCACAGCCGCTTGAGCCGCGCAAGCTCGTCGCCGGGGTCGTGGAGCGGCCGGCAAAAGAAAATCTCGCCCACGTAGATCTGGGTCTGGAAGCCCAGCGGATGGCCGAGCTGATAAACCGCTCCGGGCTTGCCGTCGCCACAGAGCCCGATTACCTCGCGCACGCGGGCAAGGTTGCGATAGAGGAAATCCACCTGGCGGCCGTCGATCACGAGCCAGCCGCCGCCGTTCACCCCCTCGCCCCAGTCGCCGAAGCTGGTGACGAGCCGCTGGGCGTGGCGATCGTCAAGCTCTGATGCCGCCGTGTCGAGCTCCTCGGGCGAGAAGGCGGCGTCGGGCTCGTAGTAGAGCGCGATATCGACGTCCGAATCGGGCCGCGCAATCCCGCGCACCCACGAGCCGCCAAGTGCGATCGCTTCGATGCCCTGGACCCGGATGAGCCGCGCGGCAACGCGCTCGCACAGCGCGCGCAGCCACTGCGGCAGGTCCGGTCTAGGCGCCCATCGCTTTTCGGGGTTCTGCTCCACGCACGCCGATCGCGCCGGCAGCGCGCATCCGCTCGACCTCCACGGTGCTGAAGCCCCAATCCCGCAGTGCCTCCTCCGTATGCTCGCCGGGGCGCGCGGGCGGGCGCTGAATCGCGCTCGGCGTGCGCAGGAAACGCGGCGCCGGCGCCGGCTGCACCACGCCCTCGTACTCGACAAAGGTCGAGCGATGGCGGTTGTGCGGATGCTTGGGCGCCTCTTCGAGGCTCAGCACGGGGGCGAAGCAAACCTCGCTGCCCTCCATGATGCGGCACCACTCGTCACGCGTCTTGGTCTTGAAGATCGCGCGCAGGCGCTGCTGCATCGCCTCCCATGCGGCACGGTCATTCTGGCGCGGGAGCTTCTCGCCCTCCAGCCCGGTCAGGCGCAGCAGCTCGGCGTAGAACTTGCTCTCGATCGAGCCGATCCCGACGTACTTGCCGTCGCTGGTCTCGTACACGTTGTAGTAGTGAGAGCCGGTATCAAGGATGTTCTCGCCGCGCTTGTCGCTCCAGATCCCCGCGCCGAACAGGCCGTAGATCGCCGTCATCAGCGAGGCCGCGCCGTCGATCATTGCGACGTCGACCACCTGGCCCTTGCCCGACTTGCTCGCCTCGAACATCGCGGCGACTACTCCCAGCGCGAGGTAAACCCCGCCGCCGCCAAAGTCGCCGACCAGGTTGAGCGGCGGAACCGGCGCTTCGCCCTTGCGCCCAATCGCATGAAGCGCGCCGGTGAGCGCGATGTAGTTGATGTCGTGGCCGGCGGCGAGGGCGAGCGGCCCCTCTTGGCCCCATCCGGTCATCCGCCCGTACACCAGGCGCGGATTGCGCGCCAGGCACACGTCGGGCCCGAGTCCCAGGCGTTCCATTACCTTCGGGCGGAAGCCCTCGATCAGCGCGTCGGCCTTCTCGATCAGCTTGAGGGCAAGCTCGGTGCCCTCACGCCGCTTGAGATCGACCGCGACCGAGCGGCGGCTGCGGCCAAGCAGGTTGTACTTGGATTCGGTCTGGATGCCGAGGCTGGCGTCCTCGGCACGGTCGATGCGCAGGACCTCGGCGCCCATGTCCGCGAGCAGCATCGCGCACATCGGTGCCGGTCCGATGCCGGCGAACTCGACGATTCTACAGCCTGACAGCACTCCCATCGTGGTGGCCTCCTGCCTAGTCATTAGCACCAAGATGGAGCAATGAAAAAGCGGCGCGGCAGCCCCTCTGGCCGCCGCGCCGCCGTCTTCATCCCGAAAATCCGGTTTGCTCAGTCCTGCGGCTTAACCAGCAATCCGAGCGCGCGCACGACAATTTTGTCGGCGGTGTTCCCGGTCTGGATGCGCAGGCTCAGCAGCACCGAGCCGTTTTTCGACTGGATCGGGGGTGAAGCGAGGGCGCTATCGACGCAGGTCGGCCCGCTGGCATCCTGCTGCGTCGGGTCGTCGAGCAGCACCAGCGCAGTGCTCGGCGGATCCTGGACCTGGGCAAGCCGGATCTGATCGATGAAGCTGCCGTTCGGACCCGGATCCGACAGCTCGTAGCACAGATGGACGCCGAAGATGGTGGTCTTCTGCTGCAGCTCAAGCGCCATCTGGACCACTTTGTTGCCGTTGAACGAATCGGTGTCGCCAAGCGTGCTCGAAGTGATGACGAGCCCCGTAAGTCCGCTGCCTACGCCCGAGCTGGTCGAGAGCGCGGAGGTGGAAGTCACCGACGGATCTCCCGGCAACAGGTCGAAATGGTTGACCCACTGTACGTTCAGTCGCCGGTGATGCTCGCCGTCGGCGCGAGCGGCGCGCGGTGCGGCCAGCGCAAGCAGCGCGTAAGCTACCAGGGAACCGGCAAACAGACGTACCCCCGCATGGCGCGACCATGCTCCGTTCATTCTCTGTCCTCCCAAGTTAGGCACCTGCGGTGCGTGATTGCGCCGGCTCGAGCGAGCGACGCCGGCGTGGAAAGCGCAGCGAGCATGCGCTATGCCATGCCGCGCGCGTGGCAGGGATTAGATTGGGTCAGAAAAGGACGGCGCGGATGAGACGCGCGGGGGCATGCGTTGCAAGAGCGCAGCAAGCGCGGCGGATCCGCCTCGCCACCGTGGGCCTCGACACGCTTCGCACCGCACGCTAACCGAACCGAGCCCGCGGCGCGCGGGAATCGATGTGCGTTACTCGCCAAACAGCGGCGATTTGGCCTTGGCGTAGGTCAGTTTCTGCACCAGCTTGTCGCCGCGGAAGTGCAGCAGGTCGAGTCCGCGCCAAAAGGTTGGCTCGCCCTTCATCAGCAGCGTGCAGCGCCAGCTCGCCATCACCTTGCCCGTCTCGGCATCGGCGAACAGGTCCTCGTCGAGGAACTTCATCGCGCCCCAGCGCCCGGCGAACTGTGGCTCGAAGGCGGCGCGGATCGCGGCCCTGCCGACGTTGCGCTTGCCGTTGAACTCGTCATAGACGGCGTCGTCGGCGAAGAACGCCATCACGGCGTCGAGGTCGTTGCGGTTGAAGGCATCGAGGAAGCGGCGGCTGAGCGTGACAAGCTGGTTGCGATCCATAGGCCTCCTCCGAATCGTGAGCTGTGCACTGACGGACGGCGGGACGTCGGGCGCCCCGCCGCCCGATGGTCGTGATCTACGGCAGGCTGCGGGCCTTCTTGAAGGCGTCGCGCCCGAGGCACTTTTGCATCCAGGCCCCGACTGCGGGCACGCCGCTCATGTCGATCTTCGCCAGCATCGCGAAGCTCATGATCGCCGAGAGGTTGAGGTCGGCGATCGTGAAGTCCTTGCCTAACAGGTAGTCGCGCCCCTTGAGCGCGCCGTCGAGCACCGCCAGCGGTGCCTTCATCGCCTCGGCCGCCTGCTGGGCGGCCTGCTCGTTGCGCTGTTCGGGCGGCAGCAGCATACGGTTGCGCAGGATCGTGACCAGATGCGGCTCGGCCTCGGTCATTCCCCAGAAGCTCCACTGGAAGGCATGGCCGCGGTCCTCGGCCGAGGCCGGCCACAGCGGCGGCTTGCCGTACTTGGAGGCAAGATAGAGGTTGATCGCCATCGACTCCCA from Candidatus Binataceae bacterium includes the following:
- the hemW gene encoding radical SAM family heme chaperone HemW; the protein is MTPTDSCIGGAAFSLYVHIPYCHSKCPYCDFNSYAAASWPEDAYVRALASEMRGRAAEPAWTGRRVKTIFFGGGTPSLFRPESIATVIAAAERSFGIEDGAEITLEANPGTVDGAKLRGMRAAGVNRISFGAQSFNPATLNLLGRIHSADDTRTAVRLAHGAGFARLNLDLIFAVPGQSVDDVLADIEAAVALGPDHISAYNLTFEEGTAFFADMKRGRIRPLDSDRQAEMYAAVRRELPRRGYMMYEISNYAPLGHEARHNLSYWRAESYLGLGAGAHSFTHASGGSRRWWNERMPARYIERALGEGIAEAGAEEVDARSAMGEFVFLNLRLRAGFALGDFQSRFNCTFDEVFGARAAPLVEGGLIRREAGRVLLSERGLELADSIFAEFV
- the lysS gene encoding lysine--tRNA ligase, translating into MAAERKLLDLWPYEEARRLALRVADYPPTRAVIFESGFGPSGLPHLGTMGEVLRPAYVQHAFKVLAAVEPDNPAYRHPSRLIVFIDDMDGLRKVPESIPNREPTARYLGQPVSRIPDPFGDCHPSFAGHMIGLLAEFLAPVEVEYELMRSSEVYAGGRFDDALRLILARHDEIIRIVTPTLREENRRGWSPFMPLCPACGQINSTLVTAYHPERATVEFSCERSFGGSHGCGFGGEQSVLGGRAKVQWKVDWALRWYVLGVDYELYGKDLIDSARLSGQILRLLGGRPPLGFPFEMYLDEEGHKVSKSIGRGVGVEQWRRYAPIEVLKYFLILNPRRARKLFLEAIPQYVDEYLDALQRWAAAEPETARRNSELEFVLQSQSVRRFNSTLRFGLIMNLVAALGTADRELIWRYLAHYDPGIEGDPETAKMARTLMECALNFYRDFVEPTKRPYTPSDGEREQLAALRDWLVRHAGAGADEIEKAIYELGRAHYDKPGQIFPLLYRVLLGQERGPRLGPFIRLTTPARVAEIVSAALN
- a CDS encoding carboxyl transferase domain-containing protein, with protein sequence MNSLLVANRGEIAIRVMRAAAEMGIRTVAVFSEDDARSLHTRKADDARALRGIGAAAYLDIEQIVAVARAAGCDAIHPGYGFLSENPTFARRCAEEGMMFVGPRPEMLELFGDKVKARALAERCGIPVLPASAGATTLAEAREFLAAMGGGGSMVIKAVSGGGGRGMRVVHRLDDVEEAYKRCQSEARAAFGNPDVYVERLMPRARHVEVQIVGDGTGAAIHLWERECTIQRRHQKLVEIAPSAGLPERLRVRLLNAAVQLAESTRYNNLGTFEFLVDASAPDAEPAFAFIEANPRLQVEHTVTEEVTGIDLVRLQLELAAGATLKELRMCQAEVPAPRGYAIQLRINMESMGADGSTRPAGGTLSAFEPPSGPGVRVDTFAYAGYTTSPNFDSLLAKLIAHSPSSEFSAAIARAYRALCELRIEGVATNIGFLLNLLRHPDFAANRLYTNFIEDHIAELVAPADAHHRRLFFDGGAGARASAAGAPRLAGARIDSVDPLAVLHHGKSGAAAAPTASFALSAGGAPAPIPAIAGPPGTVAVAAPMQGTIVSIDVREGDQVHRGRQLFVMEAMKMEHVIRAHVSGIVRRIAVAERDAVFEGHPLAFIEEAEVSVAESEAAEAVDPDYIRPDLAAVHERHHIGLDAARPDAVERRRRTGQRTARENIEDLCDPGSLVEYGPLVIAAQRRRRSIEDLIKRTPADGMIAGIGRVNGELFDESRSRCAVMSYDYTVLAGTQGSQNHRKKDRLFELAEKWRLPVVVFAEGGGGRPGDTDGLAFAGLDCMAFHYFGRLSGLVPLVGITSGRCFAGNAALLGCCDVIIATAGSNIGMGGPAMIEGGGLGIFRPEEVGPMEVQVPNGVVDVPVADEAEAVRVAKKYLSYFQGPLPRWECADQRLLRGLIPENRLRVYDVRAVIETLADRGSVLELRRQFGLGMVTALIRVEGRPLGLVANNPVHLAGAIDSAAADKAARFMQLCDAFDLPILFLCDTPGIMVGPEVEKTALVRHAARMFVIGASLSVPCFTIILRKGYGLGAQAMAAGSFKAPFFTVAWPTGEFGGMGLEGAVKLGYRNELAAVDDAAERKALFDKMVAKMYESGKALNVASHFEFDDVIDPLDSRKWIMTALRSAPPPAPRTGKKRTCIDTW